A DNA window from Macrobrachium rosenbergii isolate ZJJX-2024 chromosome 41, ASM4041242v1, whole genome shotgun sequence contains the following coding sequences:
- the LOC136827079 gene encoding craniofacial development protein 2-like, with product MKLLHSGADENGRSGVGIIVNSELKEKVVEVKRSGSRIMKVKLMLSEEVLNVISAYAPQAGCDQEEKLMFLRELDEVLTSISEEERVVLGGDLNGHIGTDRRVISRIHGGLGMGRGTKKKASS from the coding sequence ATGAAGCTCCTGCACAGTGGAGCAGACGAGAATGGTAGAAGTGGAGTAGGCATCATTGTAAAcagtgaactgaaggaaaaagtggtagaagtCAAAAGAAGTGGTAGTCGGATAATGAAGGTCAAGTTAATGTTATCAGAAGAAGTCCTAAATGTGATAAGTGCTTATGCCCCACAAGCTGGATGTGATCAGGAAGAGAAGTTAATGTTTTTAAGGGAGTTGGATGAAGTATTAACATCaatctcagaggaagagagagttgtaTTGGGTGGAGACTTGAATGGACATATAGGTACAGAtagaagagtgatttcaagaatcCATGGAGGACTAGGAATGGGGAGAGGAACGAAGAAGAAGGCATCATCATAG